The following proteins are co-located in the Desulfobacterales bacterium genome:
- a CDS encoding hydantoinase/oxoprolinase family protein has product MIIGLDVGGTHTDVVLIGDKGLEKQVKVPTDTNDLFNSVLTGINTITADINLQNINRIVLSTTLTTNAIVQKKISPVGMIVSGGPGIHPEYFKTNSHYHPVSGSIDHRGREIQPLDPKEIQQVADQFSAEGIQTAGVIGKFSIRNPDHELQIADILKNSCEKIFLGHQISGRLNFSRRIATTYLNAAVYPIHKDFYVSIQKSLESKGLSLPIRILKGDGGNINFNASIDFPGQTILSGPAASAMGAMAFGAENEDTLILDIGGTTTDMALLIQGAPVLNPVGIELADYHTLIRALDTRSIGLGGDSSVKLNHDGLQIGPERRGAAMAYGGPAPTPTDALIVLGKITDGDREKSVNGFAPMAKKRNQPIDALAEDVFDLACKTILTEAQAFIEHINSKPVYTVHELMEGYRVKPAAIMVLGGPAPYFAEHLQKLTDAQVRVVPKWEVANAIGAALARTTCEVSVFADTERQIVAAPKENYRQRIDKSFDRKDAIDTALALLKQKGIDRGANPDYLETEITQEMEFNMVRGFNTTGKNIRVKAQIKPGLIQGYDHILRKLPAN; this is encoded by the coding sequence ATGATTATCGGATTAGATGTCGGGGGTACACATACCGATGTGGTCCTTATCGGAGATAAAGGCCTTGAAAAGCAGGTCAAAGTTCCCACCGACACTAACGATCTGTTCAACTCGGTTCTAACCGGAATCAACACCATCACCGCTGATATCAATCTGCAAAACATCAACCGGATAGTCCTCAGCACAACCTTAACAACCAATGCTATTGTCCAGAAAAAGATTTCGCCGGTGGGCATGATTGTCTCCGGTGGCCCTGGAATACATCCTGAGTATTTTAAAACCAATTCGCATTATCATCCGGTTTCGGGTTCCATCGACCACCGCGGTCGTGAAATACAGCCACTCGATCCAAAAGAAATACAACAGGTGGCTGACCAGTTCAGCGCAGAAGGCATCCAAACTGCCGGTGTCATCGGAAAATTTTCGATTCGCAATCCCGACCATGAATTACAAATTGCTGACATCCTGAAAAATTCTTGTGAAAAAATTTTCCTGGGGCATCAAATTTCCGGCCGGCTAAATTTTTCTCGAAGAATTGCAACAACTTATCTGAATGCTGCGGTTTATCCCATCCACAAAGATTTTTATGTGTCCATTCAAAAGTCTCTTGAATCCAAGGGTCTTTCTCTGCCGATTCGTATCCTCAAGGGTGACGGCGGCAACATAAATTTTAACGCATCGATCGATTTCCCCGGCCAGACCATTCTTTCGGGGCCGGCTGCCAGTGCTATGGGCGCTATGGCCTTTGGTGCTGAAAATGAAGACACGCTGATATTGGATATTGGCGGCACGACAACCGATATGGCCCTGTTGATCCAGGGGGCGCCGGTGTTAAATCCGGTGGGCATCGAACTGGCCGATTACCACACACTTATCCGCGCACTCGATACGCGTTCCATCGGTCTGGGCGGTGACAGCAGTGTAAAGTTAAATCACGATGGACTGCAAATCGGACCCGAACGCCGGGGTGCGGCAATGGCTTACGGCGGTCCCGCACCAACACCCACAGATGCATTGATTGTGCTGGGAAAGATCACAGATGGGGATCGAGAAAAATCGGTCAATGGCTTTGCACCGATGGCCAAAAAGCGAAATCAACCGATCGATGCGCTGGCTGAGGATGTTTTTGACCTGGCCTGCAAAACGATACTCACTGAGGCTCAGGCGTTTATTGAGCACATCAACAGCAAACCAGTTTATACGGTTCATGAGCTAATGGAGGGATACCGGGTAAAGCCCGCGGCGATTATGGTGCTAGGCGGTCCAGCCCCGTATTTTGCTGAACATTTACAAAAATTGACCGATGCCCAGGTACGGGTCGTTCCGAAATGGGAGGTCGCCAATGCCATCGGTGCGGCCCTGGCCCGCACCACCTGTGAAGTCTCCGTCTTTGCAGATACGGAAAGACAAATTGTTGCCGCACCGAAAGAAAATTACCGCCAGCGAATTGACAAAAGTTTTGACCGCAAGGATGCCATCGACACTGCGCTGGCTTTGCTCAAACAAAAAGGGATTGATCGCGGGGCAAACCCGGATTATCTGGAAACGGAAATTACGCAAGAGATGGAATTCAATATGGTGCGTGGTTTCAACACCACCGGGAAGAACATCCGGGTTAAGGCGCAGATCAAACCCGGACTGATTCAGGGATACGATCATATACTTCGCAAGCTACCTGCGAATTAA
- a CDS encoding MaoC family dehydratase → MIGKTIEALKVGETAEFGKTISESDVYLYAGISGDFNPAHINEEYAEKTFFKTRIAHGMLAAGLISALLGTKLPGPGTIYLQQSLNFQTPVRIGDTVTARVEIIEMITEKNRVRLKTVCVNQDGTKILDGEAVVSPPKRRKQ, encoded by the coding sequence ATGATAGGTAAAACGATTGAAGCGCTAAAGGTCGGTGAAACGGCAGAGTTTGGCAAAACGATTTCTGAATCAGATGTCTATCTGTATGCCGGCATAAGCGGAGATTTCAATCCTGCGCATATCAATGAGGAATATGCGGAAAAGACGTTTTTCAAAACCCGCATTGCCCATGGGATGCTTGCCGCCGGTCTGATATCTGCCCTTTTGGGCACGAAATTGCCAGGTCCGGGAACCATTTACTTGCAACAGAGCCTTAATTTTCAGACGCCTGTGCGGATTGGGGATACGGTCACCGCGCGTGTTGAGATCATCGAAATGATCACCGAAAAAAACCGTGTGCGCTTAAAAACGGTTTGTGTCAATCAGGATGGAACCAAAATTTTAGATGGAGAGGCCGTTGTTAGTCCACCCAAGAGGAGGAAGCAATGA
- a CDS encoding alpha/beta fold hydrolase — protein MGILQKPISYPAGDIIVPGILCLPEHRSDSAVVVVLHGSDGFKPNHGEIAMRLANEGFAAVALSWFGGESARLHWKELRADDVVSVVDFLLQLPSVDVDKLGMIGFSRGGGLALIMASMIPQVKAVVNYFGLTAWQGGLEEFGHLPLNQYEPLDFVRHITCPVLSFHGKIDTVVSVANTIELDTACKAYGVDHRHILYPSVNHSFIWPGDKYNHKAHRDSWEKTLAFFKTHLR, from the coding sequence ATGGGCATATTACAAAAACCGATTTCTTATCCTGCCGGGGACATAATCGTTCCCGGCATTTTATGTCTGCCCGAGCATCGATCAGACAGCGCGGTCGTAGTGGTATTGCATGGGAGCGACGGCTTTAAACCCAACCATGGGGAAATAGCCATGCGACTGGCCAACGAGGGTTTTGCAGCTGTGGCATTGTCCTGGTTTGGCGGTGAATCCGCGCGTTTACATTGGAAAGAGCTGCGCGCTGATGATGTTGTCTCGGTAGTTGATTTTTTACTGCAATTGCCGTCGGTCGATGTGGACAAATTGGGCATGATCGGCTTTAGCCGGGGCGGCGGGCTGGCGCTTATCATGGCATCCATGATTCCCCAGGTTAAAGCGGTCGTTAACTATTTCGGGTTGACGGCTTGGCAGGGTGGCCTGGAAGAATTTGGACATTTGCCATTGAATCAATATGAGCCACTGGATTTTGTTCGCCACATAACCTGTCCGGTTTTATCATTTCATGGAAAAATCGATACTGTCGTTTCGGTTGCCAACACCATTGAATTAGATACTGCTTGTAAAGCATACGGCGTCGATCACCGCCATATTCTCTATCCCAGTGTCAATCATTCGTTTATCTGGCCAGGCGATAAGTATAACCACAAGGCGCATCGGGATTCCTGGGAAAAGACCCTTGCGTTTTTCAAAACCCATTTACGGTAA